The DNA segment GAGCGGTTTGGCGACACGCTTTATTTTTTCCTCTTGCTCGGAGCTCACAAACATGATGTCGAGAGCCTGGGCAGCATTGAACATTGAAGAGAAATCTCCACCCATAGCCTTAGCTATTGTTCGTTCGTTTCCAGTCTTGGCCCTGATGCACAACGCCACACTTGGAGTATCCGCATTTGGATATGCGACAAGAACGAGATAAGCACTTTCAACTTGCGCGTACTTCCGGAGTGTTTGGGATAATTTTTGTTTAAGTTCTGTTTCTGCTTGTCCGGTTTTTTCTGCAATAAATTGCGTATCAGGAACATGAAGTTCGTCAATTGGCGATGCCATGACACTAAAGACGATACTCATGGCAAAAATTAAAATGGCAATTCGCTTCATTTGCCCCATGCTCCTGACAGTTATCAATCGGACAACTCTGTCCAGTTGTTGATAATTATACTAACTGCATTATTTTACAAAGCGTGAGTTCTATCCCCGCGCGCAAAGCCGATCAGCGGCTCCTCGATCCCTTTGCTCAGCGCGATCACCTTGAACAACTCGCCCATCTCGTTGGGCGACATCAGCAGCTTGAGCGCCCCCGAAGCGCGTGCGGCGGAGGCGGCATCGCCCTCGCGCTGGCGTTGCGCCAGCAGTTCGGCAATGCCGCAATTCATCAGGAAGGTGGATTGCGCGGCATAGCCGGCTACGTCGGCGCCGGCATCGAAGCCCGCTTCCGCCACGGCGGTGAAATCGACATGGGCCGTGATGTCCGACAATCCCGGCCACCACAACGGATCGTCATGGGTGCGCTGCCGATAATGGCAGCGCACCGTGCCGCCATTGCGTTGCGAGTGGTAATACTCGTGGCGCGGCAAGCCGTAATCGATCAGCAGCAGCGCCCCGCGGTGCAGGCGGCGCGCCATTTCCGATACCCAGGAGCGGCCCGCCAGGCCGATCTCGCTGCGATAAGGCGCCGTCACGTCGAGCGCCAGCGCCAGCCCGGCGAGATGCGCATCCGCAGCGCGTTCGGCGCGAATGAATTTGCCTGCGGCATCGAGCGCGATGCCGACTTCATTGATGCCATCTGCATACCACGCAACTTCGTGCGCCGGCATGGCATCGAGCACCTCGTTGCCGATCAGGCAGCCGGAGAATGTTTCCGGCAGTGCGTCGAGCCATTCGACCCGAGCGAAAAAGCCGGGCGCGTTTTGCCGGATCGTCTCACGCTGGCGCGCCTGCAACTCGCCGGAGAGTTCGAGGATCTGATAGCGCTGTGGCGCACAGCCCAAGGCATCCAGTGCCAGCAACAGATCGGCGGCAAGCTTGCCGCTGCCGGCGCCGGCCTCGATCAGCAAAGGCGCTGAGGCCTGCATCACCTGGGCAACCTGCCGCGCCAGCGCCTGTCCGAACAGCGGGGTCAACTCCGGCGCCGTGAGAAAGTCGCCTTCCACGCCGAATTTGCGGCTGCCGCCGGCGTAATAGCCGAGGCCGGGGGTATACAGGGCAAGGCTCATGTAGCGGGCGAAGGAAATCCAGCC comes from the Georgfuchsia toluolica genome and includes:
- a CDS encoding class I SAM-dependent methyltransferase, giving the protein MKSSLPEPSADAQAASNALAQHIAAEIRASDGWISFARYMSLALYTPGLGYYAGGSRKFGVEGDFLTAPELTPLFGQALARQVAQVMQASAPLLIEAGAGSGKLAADLLLALDALGCAPQRYQILELSGELQARQRETIRQNAPGFFARVEWLDALPETFSGCLIGNEVLDAMPAHEVAWYADGINEVGIALDAAGKFIRAERAADAHLAGLALALDVTAPYRSEIGLAGRSWVSEMARRLHRGALLLIDYGLPRHEYYHSQRNGGTVRCHYRQRTHDDPLWWPGLSDITAHVDFTAVAEAGFDAGADVAGYAAQSTFLMNCGIAELLAQRQREGDAASAARASGALKLLMSPNEMGELFKVIALSKGIEEPLIGFARGDRTHAL
- a CDS encoding enhanced serine sensitivity protein SseB C-terminal domain-containing protein, translating into MKRIAILIFAMSIVFSVMASPIDELHVPDTQFIAEKTGQAETELKQKLSQTLRKYAQVESAYLVLVAYPNADTPSVALCIRAKTGNERTIAKAMGGDFSSMFNAAQALDIMFVSSEQEEKIKRVAKPLYVRS